The following proteins are co-located in the Ailuropoda melanoleuca isolate Jingjing chromosome 13, ASM200744v2, whole genome shotgun sequence genome:
- the ZNF217 gene encoding zinc finger protein 217, which yields VTSLTSGLIPIPEIPPPDSYFIYNPKVPGNMPTQSLLVYMDGPEVIGNSLGTQMELDDAMSIKGTTAVPFRATQEKNITQIEGYMPLDCMFCNQTFTHSEDLNKHVLMQHRPILCEPAVLRVEAEYLSPLDKSQVRTEPPKDKNCKENEEFSCEVCGQTFRVAFDVEMHMKKHKDSFTYGCNVCGRRFKEPWFLKNHMRTHTGKSGAKSKLQQGSESPATINEVVQEPAAESISSPYKICMVCGFLFPNKESLIDHRKMHTKEAASGASSTQTDSPQGGMPSPGEEFLQFLNLRPTSHPETGKKPTKWIPQLDPFTTYQAWQLATKGKVAVCREVKEQPGQEGSTDNDDSCSEKEELVEIWNASKSHSEGSGKSKASKSGYAGLAQDKEKSRPSSGEVPSGEADPKLSANKEKPTHCSECGKAFRTYHQLVLHSRVHKKDRRADAESPTMSVDGRQPRTCSPDLTATLDENGAVDREGGSEDGSEDGLPEGLHLDKNDDGGKIKHLTSSRECSYCGKFFRSNYYLNIHLRTHTGEKPYKCEFCDYAAAQKTSLRYHLERHHKDKQIDLAAEVKTDGKNQETEDALLAADSAQTKNLKRFFDGAKDVKGSPPSKQLKGMAATFQNVLGSTVLSPGHRDTQDFHKNATDDSTDKMGKAPAPAYLDVLQKRPPGDPQPPEPACRAEAGVPARVDGSAARGADGGPREKPAGAVADGKHKPGVDCQEKPLNLSLGALHGCPAISLSKSLIPGITCPFCTFKTFYPEVLMMHQRLEHKYNPDIHKNCRSKSLLRSRRTGCPPALLGKDVTPLAHFPKPRARPAPPTPFYIFFRTGKRPVSYQHLSSSMLQKRNYENFIGNAHYRPNDKKT from the exons aatCCTAAAGTGCCAGGAAACATGCCAACTCAATCCCTGTTGGTGTATATGGATGGACCAGAAGTTATTGGCAATTCCCTTGGCACCCAGATGGAGCTAGATGATGCCATGTCCATAAAAGGGACCACCGCTGTCCCTTTCAGAGCGACGCAAGAGAAGAACATAACCCAAATAGAAGGATATATGCCCTTGGACTGCATGTTTTGCAATCAGACCTTCACACATTCAGAAGACCTTAATAAACATGTCTTAATGCAACATCGGCCGATCCTCTGTGAGCCCGCAGTTTTGCGTGTTGAAGCGGAGTATCTTAGTCCTCTTGATAAAAGTCAAGTGAGAACAGAACCTCCAAAGGACAAGAattgcaaagaaaatgaagaatttagcTGTGAAGTATGTGGGCAGACATTCAGAGTGGCTTTCGACGTCGAGATGCACATGAAGAAACATAAGGACTCTTTCACTTACGGCTGTAACGTGTGCGGGAGAAGATtcaaggagccctggtttcttAAAAATCACATGCGGACGCACACTGGCAAATCAGGGGCCAAGAGCAAACTGCAGCAAGGCTCCGAGAGCCCGGCCACCATCAATGAGGTGGTACAGGAGCCGGCGGCTGAGAGCATCTCCTCTCCTTACAAAATCTGCATGGTCTGTGGcttcctctttccaaataaggagAGTCTCATCGATCACAGGAAGATGCACACCAAAGAAGCGGCTTCCGGTGCCAGCAGTACACAAACAGACTCTCCGCAGGGGGGAATGCCATCTCCGGGGGAAGAGTTCCTGCAGTTTTTAAACTTGAGACCCACCTCTCACCCCGAAACCGGCAAGAAGCCCACAAAATGGATACCTCAGCTCGATCCATTCACCACCTACCAGGCTTGGCAGCTGGCTACCAAAGGAAAAGTCGCCGTGTGCCGAGAAGTGAAGGAACAGCCCGGCCAAGAAGGAAGTACCGACAATGATGACTCGTGTTCGGAAAAAGAGGAGCTGGTCGAGATTTGGAATGCGAGTAAGAGCCATTCCGAAGGTTCTGGAAAGTCCAAGGCAAGCAAAAGCGGTTATGCAGGCCTCGCACAAGATAAAGAGAAGTCCCGACCCTCCAGTGGTGAAGTGCCTTCTGGGGAAGCGGACCCGAAGTTGTCCGCCAACAAGGAGAAGCCTACGCATTGCTCggaatgtggcaaagccttccGAACCTACCACCAGCTGGTCTTGCACTCGCGAGTGCACAAGAAGGACCGGAGGGCCGATGCCGAGTCGCCCACCATGTCGGTTGATGGAAGGCAGCCTAGGACGTGTTCTCCAGACCTCACCGCCACCCTGGATGAGAATGGAGCCGTGGATCGAGAAGGTGGTTCTGAAGATGGATCTGAGGACGGACTTCCAGAAGGGCTCCATTTGG ataaaaatgatgatggaggaaaaataaagcatctTACATCCTCAAGAGAATGTAGTTATTGTGGGAAGTTTTTCCGTTCAAATTATTACCTCAATATTCATCTCAGAACGCATACAG GTGAAAAACCATACAAATGTGAATTCTGTGACTATGCTGCGGCGCAGAAGACGTCTCTGCGGTACCACCTGGAGAGACATCACAAGGACAAGCAGATCGATCTTGCCGCCGAAGTCAAGACCGATGGGAAAAACCAGGAGACCGAAGATGCACTACTTGCCGCCGACAGTGCGCAAaccaaaaatttgaaaagattttttgaTGGTGCCAAAGATGTTAAAGGCAGCCCACCTTCAAAGCAACTTAAGGGGATGGCTGCTACCTTTCAGAATGTTCTGGGCAGCACTGTCCTCTCACCAGGACACAGAGATACTCAGGATTTCCATAAAAATGCAACCGATGACAGTACTGATAAAATGGGCAAAGCTCCTGCCCCCGCGTATTTGGATGTGTTACAGAAGAGACCGCCGGGTGACCCTCAGCCCCCCGAGCCCGCGTGTAGGGCGGAGGCGGGGGTCCCTGCGCGTGTGGACGGCAGTGCGGCCCGCGGTGCCGACGGCGGCCCCAGGGAGAAGCCGGCGGGGGCGGTGGCCGACGGCAAGCACAAGCCCGGCGTGGATTGCCAGGAGAAGCCTCTGAACCTGTCCCTCGGGGCGCTTCACGGCTGCCCTGCCATTTCTCTGAGCAAGAGTTTAATCCCAGGGATCACCTGCCCGTTTTGTACCTTCAAGACCTTTTATCCCGAGGTCTTGATGATGCACCAGCGGCTGGAGCATAAGTACAACCCCGACATCCACAAGAACTGCAGGAGCAAGTCCCTGCTGCGCAGCCGGCGCACCGGCTGCCCGCCCGCGCTGCTGGGGAAGGACGTGACCCCCCTGGCGCACTTCCCCAAGCCCCGGGCCAGGCCCGCGCCACCC